Genomic segment of Vibrio azureus:
CTGAGACTGAAAACCGTGTAGAGGAGTTGGACCTCGCCGCTTAACTGTGAAAGCGAGCCATCAAAGCTCGCTTTTATTCTTTTTACCTAAGTGAAGACAAAGACACTTGTCGTTACTTGGGTACTTTTGAAGTTTTAAAAGCCAAGGCTTAATCTGTTTCATTGATCTTCATATCATGATGGGGTCTGAGCTTATACCTCCAGATAACATCCAGATTGTCATATTCAACTTATGAGTCGTAATCAATCATTGCTTTACAGCCATAAGATTCTACTTTAAGGATAAACCTAATGCTTGAATCGCATGAGTTCGAGTTACTTAGATGCATAGGTAATGTCATTTCGTTTTGTGCTTACTTAGGTCTTTTCACACTTCTGTTAGCCGCATTCTTTTATTCATATACAAAGTTTACTCCTCTAGATGAATGGAGTTTAATTAAACAAAATAATGAGGCCGCCGCTATTGCTTTTAGCGGAGCGACACTGGGCTTTGTTATTGCTTTAACAACGGCTTTTAAAGTGTCGATAAGTATTGTGGATTTTGTCCTGTGGGGCAGTCTTGCCATTTTAGTGCAATGTTTAACGTTCCAGGCAGTGCACCTTACAATCCCGAACCTGACAGCCGATCTTAAACAGGGATATAAAGCCAAAGCCATTTTTCTGGCTTGTACTTCATTGAGTACTGGGTTGATGAATGCAGCGGCTCTCTTTTATTAATGATATATACCCAAGCGGCCTGAAGAGGCCTGAATCAGGTCACTTGAGTTTATCTATGAATAATCAATGTGATCTGGCGCATGTTTTTATCTATGCTTCATGGTCATACCTGAAGAGCTTGACTCCATTTCTTCTGTTTATCTGTGCACTTTTACTAGTGAAATAGAGGTAATAAATCATATTAAGTGAATATGTCGACTTCGATGTGCATTCTCTTGGTTGATATATAACGTTGATATTATTGTATTTTTAAATA
This window contains:
- a CDS encoding DUF350 domain-containing protein, whose product is MLESHEFELLRCIGNVISFCAYLGLFTLLLAAFFYSYTKFTPLDEWSLIKQNNEAAAIAFSGATLGFVIALTTAFKVSISIVDFVLWGSLAILVQCLTFQAVHLTIPNLTADLKQGYKAKAIFLACTSLSTGLMNAAALFY